CGTACGGCGCGACCGCCTGCTTCTGCCAAAACGAGTCGTAGCTCGGGTGATTCGCGAAGTCGTTCCAGCTCGGGATGTTTCCGTGCAGATACTTCTCGTTCACATGGGCGAGCGAGCCGAGCTTGAGATACCAGTCGTACGTGTCGGAGTCGTTGAACGCGAACGGAGCCCGTTCCTTGTTGGTCTCCATCATCACGGCGTACTCGAAGCCGTAGCTCAAGCGGAACGCGCCGTTGTGGTGGAAATCGTCGCCGATGAACATGTCGGCCGGCGACGCCTGCGGAGACACCGCTTTGAGCGCCGGGTGCGGGTCGAGCATCGCGACGACCGTCAGCCAGCCTGGATACGACACCCCCATCATCCCCACGCGGCCGTTGTTGTGCGGGACGTTCTTGATCAGCCAGTCGATCGTGTCGTACGTGTCGGTGCTCTCGTCGATCGCCTTGGGATCCTTCTTGTCGCGCATCTGTCGGAGCATCACGAATTGGCCTTCGGACTTGTAGCGCCCCCGGATGTCCTGGTGCACGAAGATGTAGCCGTCGCGCGCCAGCTCGGCGTACGCCCCCTTGAACGACGCTTCACCATTCTCGATCCCGTACGGGGTCCGGACCATGATGATCGGGAGATTGCCGGCGAATCCGCGCGGCACGAAGATGTTCGTGTGCAGCTTCACCCCGTCGCGCATCGCGACCATCGTCTCCGTCTTGTCGAACGTCGGGATGGGCGGCGTGCCTTCGGTGGCCGGCTGCTGGCCGGACAACGCGATGAGCGGCGACGCGAGGAGCGCGACGAGGGCGCGCGACACTCGGGGGCGGATCGTGCGAAGGGGCATCGAAAGGCTCCAGGGCGGGACAGGCTGTCAGACCCGGCGATTGTACACCAAAGTGGTAGACCGCACAACTGCGCGGCGGCATTACATCCTCCGAGGAATCCACCATGGCAACCGACCTTGAGCGCGACGTCCGCTTCCTGAAGCGCTATGCCGTCGCCATGACGGCCTTCGCCGTCGTAGCGACCACCGGCGCGTTCACCCGCAGGGGACCGACCAAGTTCACAGAGATCGACGTGGAGCGAATCAACGTCGTCGAGCCGGACGGACACTATCGAATGGTCATCGCCAACCGCCCGCGCTCGATCGGGCCGGTCTACAAGGGCGAGTCGTTCGGATATCCCGGCGGCACACGGCCGGGAATCATTTTCTTCAACGACGAGGGGACCGAGAACGGCGGGCTGACCTTCACCGGCAGCACGTGTCGCGATTCGACCTCCGTCACGACCGGACGGCGCTGCGCCGCAGGCACGTACTCGGCGTCGACGCACATGTCATTCGACCAGTTCAACCAGGACCAGGTGCTGAACTTCGACTACGGCGACGACAACGGGCGGCGTGTCGTGGGCGTGAGCGTCAACGACCGCCCGAATCTGGACATTCACGATCTCGTGCTGGAGCGCGATTCGATCATGAAGATGCGCGACACCACGGCGCGACGGGCGGCGCTCGCGACGTGGCAAGGCCCTCGCAACGGCCAGCCGCTCGTGGCGCAGCGCCTGTTCATCGGCCGCGACGTCGAGCGGTCGGCGATCGTGAATCTGCGCGATCCGAACGGCCGGCCTCGCTTGCGACTCCTCGTCGACTCGCTCGGTACTCCGCGGATCGAGTTTCTCGACGAGGCGGGTCGAGTGACCCGCGCGCTGACGGACACGACAAGAGGCCGCTAGACGGTCGGAACGGGATGCCCGTAATCGGGCGGCGAACTGAATCGTGGCACCGTAGCTGCGTCGCTCACTCACAGTAATTGGACCTTCGTCTAGCGCGGCACGTTGGCCGCGAGAGGAGGTATGTGATGAGCACTTCAATGATTGCAGGAATCGTCGTTCTCGTTGCGGTCGTGGTCGCCATCGGCGTGGTCTCGTACGTCGCCGCCCGGCGCAACCGGACGAGTGCGCTGCGCGAGCAATACGGAAGCGAGTACGACCGTACGCTGCGTCACGCGAGCAGCCGGCGCACCGGTGAAGCGGAGCTCGTCAAGCGCCAGGAACGCGTGGACAATCTCGACATCCGCCCGCTCCTCGCTGAACAGCGCGAGCTGTACGACCAGCAGTGGCACGACCTACAGGAAATGTTCGTCGAGGATCCGGGCGGCGCGGTGAACCATGCCGACTCGCTCGTGATGGACGTCATGCGAACGCGCGGTTACCCGGTCGCCAACTTCGAGCAACGGGCATCGGACCTCTCAGTGCACCACGCGCGCTTCGTGCGGAACTACCGCGCCGCGCGCGACGTCGCCGAACGGCATCGACGTGGCGCCGCGACGACGGAAGAACTTCGGCGCGCGATGGTCTACTACCACGAGCTGTTTGAAGATTTGCTCGGGCCCGAGCCGGCAGCCACCGATCGCCCGATCAAGATGGAAGTCGCTCGCGAGGTAGCGCCTCCGGTTCGCGAGGTGCCGGTTCGGCCGGATCGTCCACGACTCGACGCGCTTCCGCCCGACGATGAAGTCCGTTAGCGCTGCGGCGTAGGCTGACGGCCGGCGCTACCGCCGGCCGTCGTCGTAGGGCACTCGCATCGACTCTGGACGTTCGAGCCAAGAGGTCAATCGTAACAGTCGCGCTTCCTCGCCCGGCGAGGATTGTCGCGGCGCGATTGGCCTCTGGCGTTTCCGCTACTCAAACCGCAGCGCGTCGACCGGATCCACCTTCGCCGCTCTCCGCGCGGGCACGTAGCTCGCTACGAGCGCGATCGTCGTCAGCAGCAGCGCCACCCCGACGAAGCTCAGCGGATCGAACGGCGAAACGCCGTAGAGCAGATTTCTCAGGAATCGAGTGACTCCGAGTCCGCCAACCAAACCGATCAGGACGCCGATTCCGCCGAGCATCGCGCCGTGCCCGACGATCAACCGGAGAACGTCGCCGCGCTGTGCGCCGAGGGCGACGCGCACCCCGATTTCCTGCGTCCGCTGCGACACCGCGTACGAGATGACGCCGTATACCCCAATCGCCGCGAGCACCACCGCGATGGCGGCGAACACGCCGAACAGCTTTCCGTAGAGCGCCTGTTGCCAGTACGATCGGGTGATGCTCGCGTCCATGCTCATCACGCGATACGCCGGCAGAAGAGGATCCGCCTGCTTGAGCGCGCCGAGCGTCGTTTTCGTGATCTTCGCCGGATCGCCTTGAGCGCGCACCACGATCGAGGACGAAGTCCATCCCCCCTGGCGGAACGGCATGTAACCCTGAAGATCCGGCGTGGACGTCAGCTGACGGTGCTTGATGTCGGCCGCGATGCCGATGATGGTGATCCACCGCCTCGTCGTGTCGGTCACGGTGCCGAATCTGAACCGTTTGCCGATCGCGTCACCTCTTGGCCAGAATTTGTTGGCCATGTATTCGTTGACGACGGCGACTCGGCCCGCGACGCCCGAGTCGGCCCACTCCTGCTGGGTGAACATTCGCCCCCGCCGAACCGGGATGCGCATCGTCTCCAGGTAACGCGGCGAGACCCAGCGAATCTCGAGCAACGGCTCCTGGCCGAGCGGCGTGGGCTGGTCTTCGATCGTGAAGAAGCTGTTGTTGTTGCTTCCGCCAAGGGGAACATTGTTGGTGATCGACGCGGACACCACGCCGGGCCGTTGGTTCAGATCCGTCAGGAATCGATCCCAAAAGGCGAACCGCTTGAACGTCGAGTCGTAGTGGGGACCGGTGAGGTTCACGCGCATCGTCAGCAGACCGTCGGCGTCGAATCCCGGTTTGATGTTCTGAAGGCCGATGAAGCTGCGAATGAGCAGCGCGGCGCCGACGAGCAGCACGAGCGAAAGCGCCACTTCGCCGACGACGAGGCTGCTGCGCAACCGCTGCCGTGAACGCCCCGCGCTCGCGCCTCGCGCGCCGGAGTCGCGCAGCGTCTCGTTCAGATTCGGGTTCGACGACTGGAGAGCGGGAACGATGCCGAAGAGCAGTCCGGTCACGATGGCGACGGTCGCCGTGAAGAGCAGCACCTGCCCGTCGATGGTGAAGCGCATCCAGAACGGAATGCCGTTCAGAATGCTCGCCTTGATCCACTGCAAGAGCGCGTACGCGAACGCCACGCCCAACGTCGCGCCGCCGAGCGCGACGAGCACGCTCTCCGTGAGCAGCTGACGCATCACGCGCCAGCCCTCGGCGCCAAGCGCGACGCGCACGGCCATCTCCTTCGAGCGCGCGCTCGCGCGGGCGAGCAGCAGGTTGGCGACGTTCGCGCAGGCGATGAGCAGCACGAACGCCACGGCGGCCATCATGATGAGCAGAACCGGCCGAATGTTGGCGACTTGAAAGTCGCGCAAGGTCTGCACGTCGACGCTCCAACCGGTGTTCGACTGGGGGTACTGCGGCTCGAGTGTCGCCGCGATGCGCCGGAGGTCGGTCTGCGCCTGGTCGGGTGTGACGGACGGCTTGAGCCGGCCGATCACCTGCCACGAGTGGTTGCCGCGATTCTTCAGCGGATCCATCTGCATCGTGGTCCAGGCCTGCGCGGCGCTCGGAAACTCGAAGTCGGGCGGCATCACGCCGATGACCGTGTTCTTGACGCCGTCGACGAGAATCTCTTTTCCGATCACGTCCCTTCGGCCGGCGAACCGGTCGCGCCAAAGGCGGTCGCTCAGAATGATGACGCTCGGTCCGCCAACGCGGTCTTCTTCTTCTCGAAAATCGCGGCCGAGCGCCGGCGCGATGCCGAGCGTGCGGAACATCGTCCACGAGACGTTTCCGCCGGGCACATACTCCGCGCCGCCGTCACTGGCCAGGTTGAACGACGTTCCGGTGTAGATCCCGACATTGGCGAGCGACCGATTGTCCGCCTGCCAGCTGCGGAAATTCGGGTACGACACCGTGTTCATATGCCAACTGCGCGGGATGTTCGCCTCGCCGATCGCGACGAGCGCATCGGGATCGCGATAGGGGAACGGCCGCAACAGCATCGCGCGGACGCAACTGAAGATCGTCGCGTTGACGCCGATCCCCAGCGCGAGGCACAGGACTGCCGTGATGGTGAACGCCGGAGCTTTGACCAGCGTTCGAATCGCGAAGCGAATGTCCTGGAGCATGAGCGAGCGGAAGGTGTAGGGGAACCGCTCGCTCAGACAGTCAGCGACCGCGCTTGGTTTGCACTTCGACTACGGGCGGTCTGTCTCGAGGATGGACAGGAAGTTTCCGGCGGGATCCTTGAACCAGGCGATCTTCGGCCCGCCGGTGCGATGGACTCCCTTTTCGTCGGTGGCGATGTCGCCGTCCTTGTAGACCTCGAACTTCACCCCGCGGTCGGCCAGCTGGTCCCGGGCGCGGTCCACGTCGTCCACCGGGAAATTGAGGATGGTGAAGCTCGCCGGCGTGTGGTTTGGCTTTTCGTAGACGAACACCCGGGTGTCGTTGTCGAGCCGGATCTCGAGTTGGTCCATCGGCGCGTCGGCGACGTCGAGCTCGAGCGTGTCGTGGTAGAACTTCCGCGCCTGCTCGATGTCGTTCACGGAAAAGCCGGAGAACGGTTTGGCGTGCTTGAACATGTCGGCTCCTGGATTGCGGGCGGACCAATGGGATGTCGGTGGCGCCTCCGCCCGCAAGATCCATACACGCGTCGGGCGTTCGTCCGCCTCTCTTGCATCTACGAAATGGGGACCGCCTCAGTCAGCCCCTCGCCGAAGCAACGGGCTCCGAACGCCGAAGGGGTTGGGGATCGAGTAGGGGGATTTCGAAGTTCGGTAGTCTCGGCCTCCCGGCAGTTTCGGAGTGCGGCAGTCTCGGATTGTGGCAGTTTCGGGGCACGGGAGTCGCCACACAACTCTTTCGCTCCTCCTCGTGTCTACCCCTAGACACGAGGAGGACGAAAGATGCCGCTGCTGAAAGGGACGCTCGATCCGCTGGTGCTCAAGACGTTGTCGTGGACGCCGATGCACGCGTTCGAGATCACGACGTGGATCGAGGAGCGGTCCGCGGGGCGGGTCGCCGTCGACGACGCGGCGCTGCTCCAGGCGCTCCATCGAATGGAGGAGCGCCGGCTGATCGTCGCCGAGTGGGGTGTGACGAAGAACGGGCGGCGAGCCCGGTACTATCGCATCACACCGGCCGGCCGCACGCACCTGCGCGCCGAATCCGCGCGGCTCGTCGATCACCTCGACGCCGTCGTGTCGATCCTCGGCGCCAAATCGGCGAAGTAGCCCCGGGGGCCACATGCGCTTCCACTTCAGGCCGGGCGTGCGCCGCCTCCTACGGCTTTCGCCGAAGACACGCGCCGATGCGTGGCGCGACGTCGACGACGAGCTCGACACGCTCATCGCCAAC
This genomic window from Gemmatimonadaceae bacterium contains:
- a CDS encoding VOC family protein, encoding MFKHAKPFSGFSVNDIEQARKFYHDTLELDVADAPMDQLEIRLDNDTRVFVYEKPNHTPASFTILNFPVDDVDRARDQLADRGVKFEVYKDGDIATDEKGVHRTGGPKIAWFKDPAGNFLSILETDRP
- a CDS encoding helix-turn-helix transcriptional regulator, with protein sequence MPLLKGTLDPLVLKTLSWTPMHAFEITTWIEERSAGRVAVDDAALLQALHRMEERRLIVAEWGVTKNGRRARYYRITPAGRTHLRAESARLVDHLDAVVSILGAKSAK
- a CDS encoding ABC transporter permease; the protein is MLQDIRFAIRTLVKAPAFTITAVLCLALGIGVNATIFSCVRAMLLRPFPYRDPDALVAIGEANIPRSWHMNTVSYPNFRSWQADNRSLANVGIYTGTSFNLASDGGAEYVPGGNVSWTMFRTLGIAPALGRDFREEEDRVGGPSVIILSDRLWRDRFAGRRDVIGKEILVDGVKNTVIGVMPPDFEFPSAAQAWTTMQMDPLKNRGNHSWQVIGRLKPSVTPDQAQTDLRRIAATLEPQYPQSNTGWSVDVQTLRDFQVANIRPVLLIMMAAVAFVLLIACANVANLLLARASARSKEMAVRVALGAEGWRVMRQLLTESVLVALGGATLGVAFAYALLQWIKASILNGIPFWMRFTIDGQVLLFTATVAIVTGLLFGIVPALQSSNPNLNETLRDSGARGASAGRSRQRLRSSLVVGEVALSLVLLVGAALLIRSFIGLQNIKPGFDADGLLTMRVNLTGPHYDSTFKRFAFWDRFLTDLNQRPGVVSASITNNVPLGGSNNNSFFTIEDQPTPLGQEPLLEIRWVSPRYLETMRIPVRRGRMFTQQEWADSGVAGRVAVVNEYMANKFWPRGDAIGKRFRFGTVTDTTRRWITIIGIAADIKHRQLTSTPDLQGYMPFRQGGWTSSSIVVRAQGDPAKITKTTLGALKQADPLLPAYRVMSMDASITRSYWQQALYGKLFGVFAAIAVVLAAIGVYGVISYAVSQRTQEIGVRVALGAQRGDVLRLIVGHGAMLGGIGVLIGLVGGLGVTRFLRNLLYGVSPFDPLSFVGVALLLTTIALVASYVPARRAAKVDPVDALRFE